A region from the Phycodurus eques isolate BA_2022a chromosome 12, UOR_Pequ_1.1, whole genome shotgun sequence genome encodes:
- the slc5a3b gene encoding sodium/myo-inositol cotransporter, protein MSPGMEAPDVAVVALYFVLVLVIGFFAMWKSNRSTVSGYFLAGRSMTWIVIGASLFVSNIGSEHFIGLAGSGAASGFAVGAWEFNAVLLLQLLGWVFIPVYIHSGVFTMPEYLSKRYGGNRLKVYFAFLSVLLYIFTRLSVDLYAGALFIQESLGWNLYLSIVLLISMTALLTITGGLVAVLYTDALQAVLMIGGALTLTIISLVKVGGLEGVRTKYMEAVPNVTAIMATGNYSYSASCPIHPKPNSLRILHGPLDEDIPWPGFILGQTTASIWYWCADQVIVQRVLAAKNIAHAKCSTLMAGILKILPMFIIVIPGMISRILFADDIACIGPEHCMAVCGSQAGCSNIAYPRLVMAVMPVGLRGLMMAVMIAALMSDLDSIFNSASTIFTLDIYQTFRKKASQRELLIVGRLFVVLMVAVSIAWVPVIIEMQGGQTYLYIQEVAGYLTPPIAALFLLGVFWKRCSEKGAFWGGMTGFILGTIRLVLAFIYRQPRCDQPDTRPAFIAHVHYMYVATGLFWISGLVAVVVSLLTSPPDEDQIRTTTVWGLRHVEKLPENKKDREQMYRLTEKSHCIGEATLHKGLPPDVRKEMCLDGADIKLLVPSTDHDPATPSAEASPATTPADRFGKLDEGERHEASRCIYVMDWFCGFKEPSQDAQPRTPQENARLIAEMLHESPRVKLLLNLGLLFVCSVGIFMFVIFSL, encoded by the coding sequence ATGAGTCCTGGAATGGAAGCGCCTGATGTCGCTGTGGTTGCACTCTACTTCGTCCTGGTACTCGTCATCGGGTTTTTTGCCATGTGGAAATCCAACCGCAGCACTGTGAGCGGTTACTTCCTGGCCGGACGCTCCATGACGTGGATCGTGATCGGCGCCTCGCTCTTCGTGAGTAATATTGGCAGCGAACATTTCATCGGTCTGGCCGGGTCGGGAGCGGCGAGCGGCTTTGCTGTGGGAGCATGGGAATTCAACGCTGTTCTGCTACTGCAGCTGCTCGGCTGGGTGTTCATTCCCGTTTACATCCATTCAGGAGTGTTCACCATGCCCGAGTACCTGTCTAAACGGTATGGTGGCAACCGGCTCAAGGTCTACTTTGCTTTCCTGTCTGTGCTCCTCTACATTTTCACCAGGCTGTCTGTGGACTTGTACGCAGGCGCTCTCTTCATCCAGGAGTCCCTCGGGTGGAACCTTTACCTGTCTATAGTCCTGCTCATTAGCATGACCGCCCTACTCACCATCACCGGTGGGCTGGTAGCTGTTCTGTACACTGATGCCCTTCAGGCTGTGTTGATGATTGGTGGAGCCTTAACATTAACCATCATCAGTCTTGTTAAAGTGGGTGGGCTAGAAGGTGTCAGAACTAAGTACATGGAAGCTGTCCCCAATGTTACTGCCATAATGGCTACTGGGAACTATTCCTATTCTGCCTCCTGTCCCATCCATCCCAAACCCAACTCCCTTCGCATCCTCCATGGACCTTTGGATGAAGACATTCCATGGCCGGGCTTTATTCTAGGCCAAACCACCGCCTCCATTTGGTACTGGTGTGCCGACCAGGTCATAGTTCAGAGAGTTCTGGCAGCAAAAAACATTGCTCACGCTAAGTGCTCAACACTCATGGCAGGAATCCTTAAGATCCTTCCCATGTTTATAATCGTCATCCCGGGTATGATCTCCCGCATCTTGTTCGCAGACGACATCGCCTGCATCGGGCCTGAGCACTGCATGGCCGTGTGCGGCTCTCAGGCGGGCTGCTCCAACATCGCGTATCCTCGTCTGGTCATGGCCGTGATGCCCGTGGGACTCCGCGGTCTGATGATGGCGGTCATGATCGCCGCCCTGATGAGCGATCTCGACTCCATCTTCAACAGTGCGAGTACCATCTTCACCTTGGACATCTACCAAACATTTCGAAAGAAGGCGTCTCAGCGCGAGCTGCTCATTGTGGGTCGTCTGTTCGTGGTGCTCATGGTGGCCGTCAGTATCGCCTGGGTTCCAGTCATCATCGAGATGCAAGGTGGACAGACCTATCTTTACATCCAGGAGGTGGCTGGCTACCTCACCCCCCCCATCGCCGCCCTCTTCCTGCTCGGCGTGTTCTGGAAGCGGTGCAGTGAGAAAGGGGCGTTCTGGGGAGGCATGACCGGTTTCATTCTGGGTACCATCCGACTGGTCCTGGCTTTTATCTACCGCCAGCCTCGCTGCGACCAGCCGGACACCCGACCTGCTTTCATCGCCCACGTCCACTACATGTATGTGGCAACTGGTCTGTTCTGGATTTCAGGCCTTGTGGCTGTGGTGGTCAGTCTACTCACATCTCCGCCTGACGAGGATCAGATTCGCACCACGACAGTGTGGGGACTCCGCCATGTAGAAAAGTTGCCCGAgaacaaaaaagacagagagCAAATGTACAGGCTGACTGAGAAGAGCCACTGCATCGGCGAGGCGACCTTGCACAAAGGTTTGCCCCCAGATGTCAGGAAGGAGATGTGTCTGGACGGTGCCGATATTAAACTCCTGGTTCCATCCACGGACCACGACCCGGCCACTCCCAGCGCAGAGGCGTCCCCCGCAACCACCCCCGCGGACAGATTCGGCAAACTGGATGAGGGAGAACGCCACGAGGCCAGCCGGTGCATTTACGTTATGGACTGGTTTTGTGGCTTCAAGGAGCCGTCTCAGGACGCTCAACCAAGAACGCCCCAGGAGAACGCGAGGTTGATCGCGGAGATGCTGCACGAGTCCCCGCGAGTCAAACTCCTCCTCAACCTTGGCCTGCTTTTTGTCTGCTCCGTGGGCATCTTCATGTTTGTCATTTTCTCGCTGTAG